A genomic region of Methanosarcina thermophila TM-1 contains the following coding sequences:
- a CDS encoding YqaA family protein — translation MLEALTSFLADYGYLNLFVLSFLASTILPLGSEALIIALIYQGFNPFAVVMVATSGNFLGSCTTYYLGLKGRPVLEKYLSPPPEKLEKSEKFFKKYGLYTLLFTWVPGIGDVITMVAGLMKLPFRYFSVMVFLGKFGRYFAVAYLTAFFSN, via the coding sequence ATGCTTGAAGCCTTGACTTCCTTTCTTGCCGATTACGGTTATCTCAATCTCTTTGTGCTGAGCTTTCTGGCTTCCACAATTTTGCCTTTAGGGTCGGAAGCGCTCATAATAGCTCTCATTTATCAGGGCTTCAATCCTTTCGCTGTCGTTATGGTAGCGACTTCAGGCAATTTCCTCGGATCCTGTACGACTTACTATCTCGGATTAAAAGGACGTCCAGTACTTGAGAAATACCTATCTCCTCCCCCTGAGAAGCTTGAGAAAAGTGAAAAATTTTTTAAAAAATATGGTCTTTATACCCTGCTTTTCACCTGGGTGCCGGGTATAGGAGATGTAATTACAATGGTTGCCGGGCTTATGAAGCTCCCTTTCCGGTACTTTTCTGTCATGGTTTTTCTTGGTAAATTTGGGCGTTATTTTGCAGTTGCATATCTAACAGCTTTTTTTAGCAACTGA
- a CDS encoding energy-coupling factor ABC transporter permease, with amino-acid sequence MHIMEGFLDAPWWQLWFIVSVPVILYGIYKMNRLVNEKREILPLLAVAGAFIFVLSSLKLPSVTGSCSHPTGTGIAAIMFGPAISAVLGTIVLLYQALFLAHGGLTTLGANVFSMGIAGPLAAYIVYKAGMKAKINFYFVVFLATAIGDWATYGVTSVQLALAYPEGNVLTLGGFLTQLKMFGAIFGLTQVPLAIIEGAVSALLFKYVVNVKSDILVEMKVIEAAVVRKLRGSSA; translated from the coding sequence ATGCATATAATGGAAGGTTTTTTAGACGCCCCGTGGTGGCAGTTATGGTTTATAGTATCCGTACCGGTGATACTGTACGGGATTTATAAAATGAACAGGCTTGTAAATGAAAAACGAGAGATATTGCCTCTTCTGGCTGTTGCAGGTGCGTTTATTTTCGTGTTATCCTCTCTTAAACTGCCGTCTGTGACCGGAAGCTGCTCTCACCCCACAGGAACCGGGATTGCAGCTATCATGTTCGGACCGGCGATTTCTGCAGTGCTTGGGACCATCGTGCTTCTTTACCAGGCTCTATTCCTTGCCCATGGCGGATTGACAACTCTTGGAGCAAATGTATTCTCTATGGGAATAGCAGGTCCTCTGGCAGCATATATTGTTTATAAGGCAGGAATGAAAGCCAAAATTAATTTTTATTTCGTAGTCTTCCTTGCTACAGCTATTGGAGATTGGGCAACTTATGGCGTAACTTCTGTACAGCTTGCGCTTGCCTATCCAGAAGGAAATGTCCTTACCTTAGGAGGATTTCTGACCCAACTTAAGATGTTTGGGGCTATCTTTGGACTTACTCAGGTGCCTCTGGCAATTATAGAAGGTGCAGTCAGTGCTCTGCTCTTCAAGTACGTGGTCAACGTAAAAAGTGATATCCTTGTGGAAATGAAAGTAATTGAAGCTGCAGTTGTTCGAAAACTTAGAGGGAGCTCAGCATGA
- a CDS encoding energy-coupling factor ABC transporter substrate-binding protein translates to MSKKLEIIVLAIILIFAIQFVYMSMTTDAEYTGADGQAEDAIMEVTGGTYEPIAEPFWEPPSSEIESLLFGLQAAIGAGILGYFFGYYRAKKRYESDLAYGEKSKSEGDSQSV, encoded by the coding sequence ATGAGCAAAAAACTGGAAATTATTGTGCTTGCCATCATCCTGATTTTTGCTATTCAGTTTGTCTATATGTCTATGACAACAGATGCCGAATATACAGGAGCCGACGGGCAGGCTGAAGACGCAATAATGGAAGTCACTGGCGGAACCTATGAGCCTATAGCAGAACCCTTCTGGGAACCTCCTAGCAGTGAGATCGAAAGCCTGCTCTTTGGGCTTCAGGCTGCTATAGGTGCAGGCATCCTCGGATATTTCTTCGGATATTACAGAGCCAAAAAGAGATATGAAAGCGACCTTGCCTACGGAGAAAAAAGTAAGTCCGAAGGGGATAGCCAGTCCGTGTAA
- the cbiQ gene encoding cobalt ECF transporter T component CbiQ, with the protein MTNILDDYALISPLRHRNNWLKLAIVLFGLLAGVSSRSPIPPFFIALCMSFATVTFGKAPLSLYVKLLLAPMGFAVIGVFIIAFFSGTGPELLSFELLGYPLSVRADGFELALLVLARSISGMCCLYFLALTTPMIELFAVLKASRLPESFIELSMLIYRYIFVFLDIALSIKYAQTVRLGYSSFRRSIRSLGMLGSTLFVRSWEQGDKLFLAMNSRCYDGKMALFEVHRPVRAPEMLLTSAYFLLTLALLYLTKNASIV; encoded by the coding sequence ATGACAAATATCCTTGATGACTATGCCCTTATTAGCCCTCTAAGGCACCGAAATAACTGGCTAAAACTGGCAATAGTGCTATTCGGTTTGCTTGCAGGAGTTTCTTCCAGGTCTCCTATCCCTCCCTTTTTCATAGCTTTGTGCATGAGCTTTGCAACAGTTACCTTTGGCAAAGCACCCCTCTCTCTGTATGTAAAACTTCTGCTGGCTCCTATGGGCTTTGCAGTTATCGGAGTTTTTATTATAGCCTTTTTTTCAGGTACAGGACCTGAACTTCTGTCTTTTGAACTCCTGGGTTATCCCCTCTCTGTAAGGGCAGATGGGTTTGAGCTTGCCCTGCTTGTACTTGCAAGATCAATAAGCGGGATGTGCTGCCTTTACTTTCTGGCACTGACAACTCCCATGATCGAGCTCTTTGCAGTGCTTAAAGCCTCCAGGCTCCCAGAGTCCTTTATAGAACTCTCCATGTTGATTTATCGTTATATATTTGTCTTCCTTGATATTGCACTCTCTATCAAGTACGCCCAAACCGTGAGACTGGGATACTCAAGTTTCAGGCGGTCTATTCGTTCCCTGGGCATGCTTGGGAGCACACTTTTCGTCCGTTCCTGGGAACAGGGGGATAAACTCTTCCTAGCCATGAACTCAAGATGTTATGATGGAAAAATGGCACTTTTCGAAGTGCACAGACCTGTAAGAGCACCTGAAATGCTCCTTACTTCAGCCTATTTTCTCCTGACTCTCGCACTTCTTTATCTAACAAAAAACGCATCTATTGTCTGA
- a CDS encoding energy-coupling factor ABC transporter ATP-binding protein, which translates to MIILETRNLKYTYPDGTVAIQDLNIEIMKGKKIAFVGQNGSGKSTLFLLLNGTLKPSQGEILFRGVPFKYDSKSLREIRKSIGIVFQNSDDQIFAPTVFQDVAFGPSNLGYSKEKINTCVQLALEQVGLSRFKDKPPHHLSGGQKKRVAIAGVMAMEPEVIILDEPLSNLDPVSADEIMDLINEFNHFGSTIIISTHDVDLAYRWADYVFLMSNSRIIGQGTPVEVFKDSELLKKAGLKQPTTLEIYHEIERRGLAYGRHSPKTIPELVNTLKPLELMWVEVPPGVKEGDNLNLGVMYGEYATQSPYEAINATVLHIHSDGRAVVELKRKGIKAGGILLYDTENYSLPEIKQILKKGEITFVGAMGKKSKILAEQDGIQLDVTSGVIDKSILMALCGKRCLILTAGGMVDHALKRIKEYVEKSGIEFTVGVVNREEDCQWLKESRSSPETLKI; encoded by the coding sequence ATGATAATTCTTGAGACCAGGAACCTTAAGTATACTTACCCTGATGGAACCGTGGCTATTCAGGATCTGAATATTGAAATTATGAAAGGAAAGAAAATTGCCTTTGTAGGGCAGAACGGCTCCGGTAAGTCCACCCTTTTCCTGCTCCTTAATGGTACCCTTAAGCCGAGCCAGGGTGAAATCCTGTTCCGCGGTGTTCCTTTCAAGTATGATTCAAAATCTCTCCGGGAAATTCGGAAATCCATAGGGATAGTCTTTCAGAATTCCGATGACCAGATTTTTGCTCCCACGGTATTTCAGGATGTAGCTTTTGGACCTTCAAACCTCGGTTATTCGAAAGAAAAGATCAATACCTGCGTTCAGCTTGCCCTTGAGCAGGTGGGTCTTTCCCGGTTTAAAGACAAACCCCCTCATCATCTAAGCGGAGGACAGAAGAAAAGGGTCGCAATTGCCGGTGTAATGGCAATGGAACCCGAAGTGATTATCCTCGATGAACCTCTCTCAAATCTTGACCCAGTCAGCGCAGATGAAATCATGGACTTAATTAACGAGTTTAACCACTTTGGGAGCACTATTATTATTTCAACGCATGATGTGGATCTTGCATACCGCTGGGCTGATTATGTATTCCTCATGTCAAATAGCAGAATAATAGGACAGGGTACTCCGGTAGAGGTTTTTAAAGATTCCGAGCTGCTCAAGAAAGCTGGGCTAAAGCAGCCAACAACCCTTGAGATCTATCATGAGATAGAAAGAAGAGGACTTGCATACGGCAGGCACTCCCCGAAAACCATACCCGAGCTTGTCAATACCTTAAAACCCCTTGAACTAATGTGGGTCGAGGTTCCTCCTGGTGTAAAAGAAGGGGATAACCTGAACCTTGGGGTGATGTATGGGGAATATGCAACCCAGTCGCCTTACGAAGCCATTAATGCTACTGTGCTGCATATTCATTCAGATGGAAGAGCTGTTGTTGAGTTAAAGCGCAAAGGGATTAAAGCGGGCGGAATTCTGCTTTACGATACTGAAAACTATTCCCTGCCTGAAATAAAGCAGATTCTCAAGAAAGGAGAGATTACCTTCGTAGGAGCTATGGGCAAGAAAAGTAAAATCCTTGCTGAGCAGGACGGAATCCAGCTGGATGTTACCTCAGGCGTTATAGACAAATCTATCCTTATGGCGCTTTGTGGAAAACGCTGTCTTATTCTTACAGCCGGCGGGATGGTTGACCATGCCCTTAAAAGAATAAAAGAATACGTGGAAAAAAGTGGGATAGAATTTACGGTTGGAGTTGTTAACAGGGAAGAAGACTGTCAGTGGCTTAAAGAGAGCAGGAGCAGCCCTGAGACTCTAAAGATATAA
- a CDS encoding DUF378 domain-containing protein, translating to MRKMHEMHNKDSLYIPFKVLTIIGAINWGFVGLLNFDLVAAIFGKKSFITRLIYTLVGLAGVFLIMKHREKLAMRIREKEIKGEKRYSGKQYSWSGIQ from the coding sequence ATGAGAAAGATGCATGAAATGCATAATAAGGATAGTCTGTATATTCCGTTTAAAGTGCTAACAATAATAGGTGCAATTAACTGGGGATTTGTAGGTCTCCTGAACTTCGATCTGGTAGCGGCTATATTTGGAAAGAAGTCCTTTATCACGCGGCTAATCTACACCCTTGTGGGCCTGGCTGGAGTCTTCCTGATAATGAAACACAGGGAAAAGTTAGCTATGAGAATTCGCGAGAAGGAAATAAAGGGCGAGAAACGTTACAGTGGTAAGCAGTACAGCTGGAGTGGAATCCAATAA
- a CDS encoding TIM barrel protein — MSSKQLLFGTGGIPRSTKGTSSVLGIKRIRELDLDCMELEFVQGVRMSENGAKNVLEAAIKEEVALSVHAPYYINLNSYEEEKLKASLERIYQAARIGSLCGAESIVLHAGFYQKSSKKQTFESVSKALRILTRQLQDEGIPAVLRPETMGKRTQFGTLEEVLELSAEIEGVMPCIDFCHLHAREGKENSYQEFTKILSRVEECLGKEGLSNMHMHISGVEYGKNGEKKHLNLKESDFNYPILMKTLKEFKTRGRVIIESPILEQDALMLKQLYNEI, encoded by the coding sequence ATGTCCTCAAAACAGCTACTTTTCGGTACCGGAGGGATTCCAAGAAGCACAAAAGGAACAAGCAGCGTCTTGGGAATTAAACGGATAAGAGAACTTGATCTTGACTGTATGGAGCTTGAATTCGTTCAGGGCGTGCGCATGAGCGAAAATGGGGCAAAAAATGTTCTGGAAGCGGCAATAAAAGAAGAAGTAGCCTTGAGTGTCCATGCCCCTTACTATATCAACCTGAACTCTTACGAAGAAGAAAAATTAAAAGCAAGCCTTGAGAGGATCTACCAGGCTGCAAGGATAGGCAGCCTATGCGGGGCAGAATCCATTGTGTTGCACGCAGGTTTCTATCAGAAAAGCAGCAAAAAACAAACCTTTGAGAGCGTCTCAAAAGCCCTGAGAATACTTACCAGGCAGCTTCAGGATGAAGGAATTCCTGCAGTCCTGCGCCCTGAAACTATGGGCAAGCGTACCCAATTTGGAACACTCGAAGAAGTGCTTGAGCTAAGTGCAGAAATCGAAGGAGTTATGCCCTGCATTGATTTTTGCCATTTGCACGCAAGGGAAGGAAAGGAGAACTCCTACCAGGAGTTTACGAAAATTCTCTCCCGAGTCGAGGAATGCCTCGGAAAAGAAGGGCTTTCAAATATGCACATGCATATCTCAGGCGTGGAATACGGCAAGAATGGGGAAAAGAAGCATCTGAACCTTAAAGAATCAGACTTTAATTACCCCATACTTATGAAAACTTTGAAAGAATTCAAAACCAGAGGGCGGGTAATAATTGAGAGCCCTATTCTTGAGCAGGACGCACTTATGTTGAAGCAACTTTACAATGAGATATGA
- a CDS encoding phosphopantetheine adenylyltransferase: MPKVAVGGTFQYFHDGHAKLIEKAFEIAGDGKVYIGLTSDEMVSKSHSIDSYKKRRNQLLQFIKEMGFPDDRYEITKLNDPYGPTLEEDFDYIIVSPETYPVALKINRIREEKGKKPLEIVYVEYVLAEDGIPISSTRIAEGEIDRHGRLKKDIKH, encoded by the coding sequence ATGCCAAAGGTCGCAGTAGGCGGTACGTTTCAGTATTTTCATGACGGCCATGCCAAACTGATTGAAAAAGCATTTGAGATTGCGGGAGATGGAAAAGTCTACATAGGACTTACATCGGACGAGATGGTGAGTAAAAGCCACAGCATCGATAGTTATAAAAAAAGAAGAAACCAGTTGCTTCAATTTATAAAAGAAATGGGGTTTCCGGACGACAGGTATGAGATTACAAAGCTAAATGATCCTTATGGTCCTACACTGGAGGAAGATTTCGACTATATAATTGTCTCTCCTGAAACCTATCCGGTCGCTCTTAAAATCAATCGCATCAGGGAGGAAAAAGGAAAGAAGCCTCTGGAAATTGTATACGTTGAATATGTACTGGCTGAGGATGGAATCCCGATCTCCTCAACACGGATTGCAGAAGGGGAGATTGACAGGCACGGCAGGCTGAAAAAAGACATAAAGCACTGA
- the radA gene encoding DNA repair and recombination protein RadA has protein sequence MSEIALEELPGVGPATAEKLKEAGFNTIEAVAVASPSELATTAEIGESTAAKIINAARQAADIGGFETGDVVLERRKLVGKLTTGCTEFDEIMGGGIETQAITELYGEFGSGKTQLAHQLAVNVQMDREHGGLNGSVIIIDTENTFRPERIAQMVKGLSEKYGMDLDPQEFLQNIHVARAYNSNHQMLLVESATDLANELKEMGKPVRLLIVDSLLAHFRAEYVGRGTLADRQQKLNKHMHSLLRFGDLFNACVVVTNQVMAKPDAFFGDPTRPVGGHVVGHTATFRLYLRKSKGDKRIVRLVDSPNLPEGEAVIAVTTAGLTDG, from the coding sequence ATGAGCGAAATAGCACTCGAAGAGTTGCCCGGAGTTGGCCCTGCAACCGCAGAAAAACTCAAAGAAGCCGGATTTAATACCATTGAAGCAGTGGCTGTAGCCTCTCCTTCTGAACTTGCAACAACAGCTGAAATCGGGGAATCGACGGCTGCAAAGATTATCAATGCTGCAAGACAAGCTGCTGATATTGGAGGCTTTGAGACTGGAGACGTCGTGCTTGAAAGGCGGAAACTTGTAGGCAAGCTGACGACCGGTTGTACGGAATTTGATGAGATTATGGGTGGGGGCATAGAAACCCAGGCAATTACCGAACTGTACGGAGAATTCGGTTCAGGAAAGACTCAACTTGCCCACCAGCTTGCAGTCAATGTCCAGATGGACAGGGAACACGGAGGGCTTAATGGTTCGGTTATTATTATAGACACTGAGAACACTTTCAGACCTGAAAGAATTGCTCAGATGGTAAAAGGGCTTTCCGAGAAATATGGCATGGATCTTGATCCACAAGAGTTCCTCCAGAATATCCATGTCGCCAGAGCATATAACTCCAATCACCAGATGCTCCTTGTTGAATCTGCAACAGACCTGGCAAATGAGCTCAAGGAAATGGGCAAACCCGTTCGCCTGCTGATCGTTGACTCACTTCTGGCTCACTTCAGGGCTGAATACGTAGGAAGGGGAACCCTTGCCGACAGGCAGCAGAAGCTCAACAAGCACATGCACAGCCTGCTCCGTTTCGGAGACCTGTTCAATGCCTGTGTGGTCGTAACAAACCAGGTTATGGCAAAACCCGATGCCTTCTTTGGCGACCCCACAAGACCTGTCGGAGGGCACGTTGTAGGGCACACAGCAACCTTCAGGCTCTACCTGCGAAAATCCAAGGGTGATAAAAGGATCGTCCGTCTTGTAGACTCACCTAATCTGCCCGAAGGAGAAGCTGTTATCGCAGTTACAACTGCCGGGCTTACAGACGGTTAA